One region of Syntrophales bacterium genomic DNA includes:
- a CDS encoding DUF2791 family P-loop domain-containing protein, which translates to MNIDEQVRNQRAIEALRNGVPNRDAVTVLGSNQPEIEDKFRRQLESTKHALTSGDRNEGIMVAGDFGTGKSHLLEYLMHLALEQNFVCSKIVISKETPLFDPAKLYRAAAEAAIVPGKRGSAMTEIATALKFNNQDYEDFRQWTHQEAGLNARFAATLFLYERMSNDPELSNRIIRFWSGDKIDSGEIKKYLKACREPVTYKIDKITAKELALQRFKFAARLILEAGYSGWVLLIDEVELIGRYSLLQRAKSYAELARWMGKLEASNVAGLTSVFAIIQAFQSIILEGKDDFEKVPNRLRAKGTESDLLLASQAERGMRVIQNEIKLLKTPDKDVLAQTYEKVKSIHAGAYDWDPPSVQSIENMSSARMRQYVKGWITEWDLKRLDSGYIPKIEVGGLEPNYTEDKNLEVETEGGSDSDNLNHV; encoded by the coding sequence ATATTGATGAACAAGTGAGAAATCAGCGTGCTATTGAAGCACTGCGTAATGGTGTGCCAAATCGTGACGCCGTCACGGTGTTGGGATCTAATCAGCCGGAGATAGAAGATAAATTTCGACGGCAACTTGAAAGCACAAAACATGCGCTTACCAGTGGTGATAGAAACGAAGGAATAATGGTGGCAGGTGATTTTGGCACCGGGAAATCACATCTCCTCGAATATCTGATGCATCTCGCTCTCGAACAGAATTTTGTATGCAGCAAGATTGTTATTAGCAAAGAGACACCTCTTTTTGACCCTGCAAAACTGTATCGGGCTGCGGCTGAAGCTGCGATTGTACCAGGTAAACGGGGTAGTGCTATGACCGAAATTGCCACTGCGCTGAAATTTAATAACCAAGACTATGAGGATTTTCGCCAATGGACACATCAGGAGGCCGGTCTTAATGCGAGATTTGCCGCCACTCTTTTTTTATATGAACGCATGTCAAACGACCCTGAACTCAGCAACCGCATTATCCGGTTTTGGTCTGGTGATAAAATAGATTCCGGAGAAATAAAAAAATATCTTAAAGCGTGTCGGGAGCCAGTCACCTATAAGATTGACAAAATTACGGCGAAAGAACTTGCTTTACAAAGATTTAAATTTGCTGCTCGTCTCATTCTTGAGGCAGGTTATTCCGGATGGGTCCTGTTGATTGATGAAGTGGAATTGATTGGCCGATACTCACTCTTGCAGAGGGCGAAGTCCTATGCAGAATTGGCACGATGGATGGGAAAACTGGAAGCTTCAAATGTTGCGGGATTAACATCAGTCTTTGCAATCATACAAGCTTTTCAGAGTATTATCCTGGAAGGAAAAGATGACTTTGAAAAAGTACCTAACAGATTAAGGGCAAAAGGAACGGAAAGTGATCTTCTCTTGGCCAGCCAGGCCGAAAGAGGAATGAGGGTCATTCAAAACGAAATTAAACTTTTAAAAACGCCGGACAAAGATGTGTTGGCTCAAACTTATGAAAAAGTAAAATCCATACATGCCGGGGCATACGATTGGGATCCGCCATCAGTGCAATCCATTGAGAATATGAGCAGTGCCCGGATGCGGCAGTATGTAAAAGGATGGATTACGGAATGGGACCTCAAACGGCTTGATTCC